The proteins below come from a single Asanoa ferruginea genomic window:
- a CDS encoding lyase family protein, with the protein MRPYSSPSEPGRAAGEGLFDGILARGAVPAAVADDAWVRAMLDVESALAAANAAAGVIPAAAGEAIVSACVELAPDPADLGRAAAAHATPVVPLVAAIRAALPAPVAEFVHTGATSQDVLDTAAMLISSRALTALLSDLDAAADAAAGLATAHRDTPMIGRTLLQQAVPTTFGLTAAGWLAGLDAAAGGLRGYQPAAQLGGAAGTLSGLGAAGPAVFADFARRLGLGAPELPWHTERSRIGRLAGALGVAAGALGKPARDITLLAQNEVGEVEEAAPGGSSAMAHKHNPVAAVSTLAATAQAPGLVATLLGSAVQEHQRAAGAWQAEWRPLRELLVTVGSAAAWLRAGLTGLVVHADVMRANLDRAGWHTERGATDPFGSAGHFVDLALARYASRRTDG; encoded by the coding sequence ATGAGACCGTATTCTTCGCCTTCTGAGCCCGGCCGGGCCGCCGGCGAAGGGCTCTTCGACGGGATCCTGGCCCGTGGCGCGGTGCCCGCGGCCGTCGCCGACGACGCCTGGGTGCGCGCGATGCTCGACGTCGAGTCGGCGCTCGCGGCCGCCAACGCCGCGGCGGGCGTGATCCCGGCCGCGGCGGGCGAGGCGATCGTCTCGGCGTGCGTCGAGCTGGCACCCGACCCCGCCGACCTGGGTCGCGCCGCCGCCGCGCACGCCACCCCGGTCGTACCGCTGGTCGCCGCGATCCGGGCGGCGCTGCCAGCGCCGGTCGCCGAGTTCGTGCACACCGGGGCGACCAGCCAGGACGTGCTCGACACCGCGGCCATGCTGATCAGCAGCCGGGCGCTGACCGCGCTGCTGTCCGACCTGGACGCCGCCGCTGACGCCGCCGCCGGGCTGGCCACGGCACACCGCGACACCCCGATGATCGGGCGGACACTGCTGCAACAGGCCGTGCCGACCACGTTCGGGCTGACCGCCGCCGGCTGGCTGGCCGGGCTCGACGCGGCCGCCGGGGGCCTACGCGGGTATCAACCCGCCGCCCAACTCGGCGGCGCCGCCGGCACGCTCTCCGGCCTCGGCGCCGCCGGGCCGGCCGTGTTCGCCGACTTCGCCCGCCGGCTCGGCCTCGGCGCGCCCGAGCTGCCCTGGCACACCGAACGCAGCCGGATCGGCCGCCTCGCCGGCGCGCTCGGCGTCGCGGCGGGCGCGCTCGGCAAGCCCGCCCGCGACATCACGCTGCTCGCCCAGAACGAGGTCGGCGAGGTCGAGGAGGCCGCACCCGGCGGGTCGAGCGCCATGGCACACAAGCACAACCCGGTCGCCGCGGTCAGCACGCTGGCGGCGACCGCGCAGGCACCCGGCCTGGTCGCCACCCTGCTGGGCAGCGCCGTGCAGGAACACCAGCGCGCCGCCGGCGCCTGGCAGGCCGAGTGGCGCCCGCTGCGCGAACTGCTGGTCACGGTGGGCTCGGCCGCGGCCTGGCTGCGGGCCGGCCTCACCGGCCTGGTCGTGCACGCCGACGTGATGCGCGCCAACCTCGACCGGGCCGGTTGGCACACCGAACGCGGCGCCACCGACCCTTTTGGCAGCGCCGGCCATTTCGTCGATCTCGCGTTGGCCCGCTACGCATCCCGGAGGACCGATGGCTGA
- a CDS encoding CoA-transferase subunit beta: MTGWTADEIMTVTASRTLAGRTSCFVGIGLPSTAANLARRTCSPDLALIYESGAIGAKPSTLPLSIGDGELAETADAVVTVPEIFNYWLQPGRVDVGFLGAAQIDRRGNINTTVIGEYAHPSVRLPGAGGAPEIAASCKETIVVVRHSPRTLVERLEFITSLGFGDGPGHRAALGLRGRGPVRLITDLGVLEPDPDTCELTLTHIHPGVAVDQVRAATGWPLAVRAELPVTEPPTAAELTALRALTTRSSTRGGGNG; encoded by the coding sequence ATGACCGGATGGACCGCCGACGAGATCATGACCGTCACCGCGTCGCGCACGCTGGCCGGCCGCACGTCGTGCTTCGTCGGCATCGGCCTGCCCAGCACCGCCGCCAACCTCGCGCGCCGCACCTGCTCCCCCGACCTGGCGCTGATCTACGAGTCGGGCGCGATCGGCGCCAAGCCGAGCACGCTGCCGCTCTCGATCGGCGACGGCGAGCTCGCGGAGACCGCCGACGCGGTGGTCACCGTCCCGGAGATCTTCAACTACTGGCTCCAGCCGGGCCGGGTCGACGTCGGCTTCCTGGGCGCCGCGCAGATCGACCGCCGGGGCAACATCAACACCACGGTCATCGGGGAGTACGCGCACCCGTCGGTGCGGCTGCCCGGCGCCGGCGGCGCCCCGGAGATCGCGGCGTCCTGCAAGGAGACCATCGTGGTCGTCCGGCACAGCCCACGCACGCTGGTCGAGCGCCTCGAGTTCATCACCTCGCTCGGCTTCGGCGACGGCCCCGGCCACCGCGCGGCGCTGGGCCTGCGCGGCCGCGGCCCGGTCCGGCTGATCACCGACCTGGGCGTGCTCGAGCCCGACCCCGACACCTGCGAGCTGACCCTCACCCACATCCACCCCGGCGTGGCGGTCGACCAGGTGCGGGCGGCCACCGGCTGGCCGCTGGCCGTGCGCGCCGAGTTGCCGGTCACCGAACCCCCGACGGCCGCGGAACTCACGGCCCTGCGAGCACTGACGACGAGGTCGTCGACGAGAGGAGGCGGCAATGGCTGA
- the pcaG gene encoding protocatechuate 3,4-dioxygenase subunit alpha: protein MILPTPSQTVGPFFSLGLPWSDGPYAVPEDAPGAFWLRGVVVDGAGEPVPDALIETWQADPAGRFDHPDDPRGAVATPGFRGFARCPTDAEGRWAIRTVRPGPVPGPDGTLQAPHIDVSVLARGLLDRLVTRIYFPDEPANAGDPVLSGIDPIRRPTLVAKESDDGLVFDITLQGDHETVFFAF, encoded by the coding sequence ATGATCTTGCCTACGCCTTCGCAGACGGTGGGGCCATTCTTCTCCCTGGGTCTGCCGTGGAGCGACGGTCCCTACGCGGTGCCCGAAGACGCGCCGGGCGCGTTCTGGCTGCGTGGTGTGGTGGTCGACGGCGCCGGCGAGCCGGTGCCGGACGCGCTGATCGAGACCTGGCAGGCCGACCCGGCCGGGCGTTTCGACCATCCCGACGACCCGCGCGGCGCGGTCGCGACGCCCGGGTTCCGCGGCTTCGCCCGCTGCCCGACCGACGCGGAGGGCCGCTGGGCGATCCGCACCGTGCGGCCGGGCCCGGTGCCGGGCCCCGACGGCACCCTCCAGGCGCCGCACATCGACGTCTCGGTGCTCGCCCGCGGCCTGCTCGACCGCCTGGTCACCCGGATCTACTTCCCCGACGAGCCGGCCAACGCCGGCGACCCGGTGCTGTCCGGGATCGACCCGATCCGGCGCCCGACGCTGGTCGCGAAGGAGTCCGACGACGGCCTGGTCTTCGACATCACCCTCCAGGGCGATCATGAGACCGTATTCTTCGCCTTCTGA
- a CDS encoding SDR family NAD(P)-dependent oxidoreductase, with protein sequence MLLQGRNAVLYGGAGAIGAAVARAFGREGATVHLVGRSEPALRAVADEITSAGGRAETAAFDAFDEAAVDAHARDVAERFGSLDVSFNLIAHPYAFGKPMVEMDYADLEADVTSRLRALWLTTKAAAPQMIRQGSGVVLTFGGYGDPQANLGGLQVAFGAVEALRRTLARELGQHGIRVLTLQTGGVPESLTNEDPKTQRAIAKMTEDQTMLGRAATLDDVANAAVFAASDWARTLTATKLNLTVGATVD encoded by the coding sequence ATGTTGTTGCAGGGTAGGAACGCCGTGCTCTACGGAGGCGCGGGCGCGATCGGTGCCGCGGTGGCCCGGGCGTTCGGGCGCGAGGGCGCGACCGTGCACCTGGTCGGCCGTTCCGAGCCGGCGCTGCGCGCGGTCGCCGACGAGATCACGTCGGCCGGCGGCCGGGCCGAGACCGCCGCGTTCGACGCGTTCGACGAGGCCGCCGTCGACGCACACGCGCGGGACGTGGCCGAGCGATTCGGCAGCCTGGACGTCTCGTTCAACCTGATCGCCCACCCCTACGCGTTCGGCAAGCCGATGGTCGAGATGGATTACGCCGACCTGGAGGCCGACGTGACCAGCCGGCTGCGCGCGCTGTGGCTGACCACGAAGGCGGCCGCGCCCCAAATGATCCGGCAGGGCAGCGGCGTGGTGCTGACCTTCGGCGGCTACGGCGACCCGCAGGCCAACCTCGGCGGACTCCAGGTCGCGTTCGGCGCGGTCGAGGCGCTGCGCCGCACGCTGGCCCGCGAGCTTGGCCAACACGGCATCCGGGTGCTCACCTTGCAGACGGGCGGCGTGCCCGAGTCGCTGACCAACGAGGACCCGAAGACCCAGCGCGCGATCGCCAAGATGACGGAGGACCAGACCATGCTCGGCCGCGCGGCAACCCTCGACGACGTGGCCAACGCCGCGGTCTTCGCCGCCTCCGACTGGGCCCGCACGCTGACCGCCACCAAACTCAACCTGACCGTCGGCGCGACCGTCGACTAG
- the pcaH gene encoding protocatechuate 3,4-dioxygenase subunit beta: MAEWITPAPYRSDVEGEQPPLAVPTYGSTALRSPRQPLVVLPQGLTELTGPLLGEGRVGALDHDLTRQHEGEPQGERIEVFGRVLDGDGRPVRDTLVEMWQTNAAGRYRHAGDRHPAPLDPNFTGAGRAMTDGEGRYRFVTIKPGAYPWRNHHNAWRPAHIHFSLFGQAFTQRLVTQMYFPNDPLFDQDPIFNSIRDPAARQRLVSAFDLDATTPEWSLAYRFDIVLRGREATPMEDA; this comes from the coding sequence ATGGCTGAGTGGATCACGCCTGCGCCCTACCGGAGCGATGTCGAAGGCGAGCAACCGCCGCTGGCGGTGCCGACCTACGGCTCGACCGCGTTGCGCAGCCCGCGCCAGCCGCTGGTGGTGCTGCCGCAGGGGCTGACCGAGCTGACCGGCCCGCTGCTGGGCGAGGGCCGGGTCGGCGCACTCGACCACGACCTGACCCGGCAGCACGAGGGCGAGCCGCAGGGCGAGCGGATCGAGGTGTTCGGCCGGGTGCTCGACGGCGACGGCCGCCCGGTGCGCGACACGCTGGTCGAGATGTGGCAGACCAACGCCGCCGGTCGCTACCGCCATGCCGGTGACCGGCACCCGGCGCCGCTCGACCCCAACTTCACCGGCGCCGGCCGGGCGATGACCGACGGCGAGGGCCGCTACCGGTTCGTCACCATCAAGCCCGGCGCCTACCCGTGGCGCAACCACCACAACGCCTGGCGGCCGGCGCACATCCACTTCTCGCTCTTCGGCCAGGCGTTCACCCAGCGCCTGGTCACCCAGATGTATTTCCCGAACGACCCGCTCTTCGACCAGGACCCGATCTTCAACTCGATCCGCGACCCGGCCGCCCGGCAGCGCCTGGTGTCCGCCTTCGACCTCGACGCCACCACGCCGGAATGGTCCCTGGCCTACCGCTTCGACATCGTCTTGCGCGGCCGCGAGGCGACCCCGATGGAGGACGCATGA
- a CDS encoding ABC transporter substrate-binding protein, which translates to MRRPLIALFTAVALLATAACGDSSDDGSAAPAASGKPDAVNAGVIAILDVAPIYLGKEKGFFSKRNIDLTLTTAQGGAAIVPAVLSGQYQFGFSNAVSLLLAKSNNAPLKVVCNGNNSTGAADDFAGLFVKPDSPIKSPKDLVGKTVAANTLKNIVDTSVRASVKKDGGDPSQVKFTELPFPEQVGALQAGRVDAIFVVEPFQQAAIAAGMRKIASSYVDAAPNLTVALYFTSTKLAGENPDLVKRFTEAMQESLAYADSHSDEVRDIIGTYTKIDPATRAKMTLPKWPADINRESIDALATAAVTDGLLKQKPDVAGLLP; encoded by the coding sequence ATGCGACGCCCCTTGATTGCACTATTCACCGCGGTGGCCCTGCTCGCCACAGCCGCGTGCGGTGACTCATCCGACGACGGTTCCGCGGCGCCCGCGGCTTCCGGCAAGCCCGACGCGGTCAACGCCGGCGTCATCGCGATCCTCGATGTCGCGCCCATCTACCTCGGCAAGGAGAAGGGCTTCTTCAGCAAGCGCAACATCGACCTGACCCTGACCACCGCACAGGGTGGCGCGGCGATCGTGCCGGCCGTTCTCTCCGGTCAATACCAGTTCGGGTTCAGCAACGCCGTCTCGCTGCTGCTGGCCAAGTCGAACAACGCGCCGCTCAAGGTGGTCTGCAACGGCAACAACTCGACCGGCGCCGCCGACGACTTCGCCGGGCTGTTCGTCAAGCCCGACAGCCCGATCAAGTCGCCGAAGGACCTGGTCGGCAAGACGGTCGCGGCCAACACGCTGAAGAACATCGTCGACACCAGCGTGCGCGCGTCGGTGAAGAAAGACGGTGGCGACCCCAGCCAGGTCAAGTTCACCGAACTGCCGTTCCCCGAGCAGGTCGGCGCGCTCCAGGCGGGCCGGGTCGACGCCATCTTCGTCGTCGAGCCGTTCCAGCAGGCCGCGATCGCCGCCGGCATGCGGAAAATCGCATCGAGCTATGTGGACGCGGCGCCCAACCTGACCGTGGCGCTCTACTTCACCTCGACGAAGCTGGCCGGGGAGAACCCCGACCTGGTCAAGCGCTTCACCGAGGCGATGCAGGAGTCGCTGGCCTACGCCGACTCGCACAGCGACGAGGTGCGCGACATCATCGGCACCTACACGAAGATCGATCCGGCGACCCGGGCCAAGATGACGCTGCCCAAGTGGCCGGCCGACATCAACCGCGAGTCGATCGACGCACTGGCCACCGCCGCGGTCACCGATGGGCTGCTGAAGCAGAAGCCCGACGTGGCGGGGCTGCTTCCCTGA
- a CDS encoding IclR family transcriptional regulator domain-containing protein: MTTVRSADFVQSLERGLAVIRAFDRSHPELTLSEVAASTGVTRAAARRFLLTLMDLGYVRTDGRFFSLSPRVLELGYAYLSSLSLPEVAEVHLEALVAEVNESSSVSVLDGPDVVYVARVPTSRIMTVTINVGTRFPAYATSMGRVLLAGLPDEDLAAYFDGVTIDRLTARTIGTVSALKTELQRVRAQGWSLVDQELEQGLRAVAAPIRDRAGRTVAAVNISTAASRTTLEAIRRDLVPPLLAAAARISADLPAATRAERRIS, from the coding sequence GTGACGACGGTGCGCTCGGCGGACTTCGTGCAGTCGCTCGAACGCGGCCTCGCGGTGATCCGCGCCTTCGACCGCTCCCATCCGGAGCTCACGCTGAGTGAAGTAGCCGCGTCCACCGGTGTCACCCGGGCCGCCGCCCGCCGCTTCCTGCTGACCTTGATGGACCTGGGCTACGTGCGCACCGACGGCCGTTTCTTCTCACTCAGCCCGCGGGTGCTGGAGCTGGGCTACGCCTACCTGTCCAGCCTGTCACTGCCCGAGGTCGCCGAGGTGCACCTGGAAGCGCTGGTGGCCGAGGTCAACGAGTCGTCGTCGGTATCGGTCCTAGACGGCCCCGACGTGGTCTACGTGGCTCGGGTGCCGACCTCCCGAATCATGACAGTGACGATCAATGTGGGCACCCGCTTCCCCGCGTACGCCACCTCAATGGGTCGGGTCCTGCTCGCAGGCCTGCCCGACGAAGACCTGGCCGCCTACTTCGACGGCGTGACCATCGACCGGCTAACCGCCCGCACGATCGGCACGGTCAGCGCGCTGAAGACAGAATTGCAGCGGGTACGCGCGCAAGGCTGGTCGCTGGTCGACCAGGAGTTGGAGCAGGGCCTACGCGCGGTGGCCGCCCCAATCCGCGACCGCGCCGGCCGCACAGTGGCAGCGGTCAACATCTCCACGGCCGCGAGCCGCACCACCCTAGAGGCGATCCGCCGCGACCTGGTGCCACCATTGCTCGCCGCCGCCGCCCGCATCTCCGCCGACCTCCCGGCCGCCACCCGCGCAGAGCGAAGAATCAGCTAG
- a CDS encoding ABC transporter ATP-binding protein encodes MLEVKNLHKVYDGHGRRVTAVGDLTFSVPEGQFACVVGPSGCGKTTLLRVLAGLLPATAGEVRVQDAPVTAPPPGLAVVFQEYGRSLFPWLRVRDNVELPLKAQGIARAERRKLATDALAAVALSDADGAYPWQLSGGMQQRVAIARAIAFQPKVLLMDEPFAAVDAQTRADLEDLVRSVWQRLGVTLLFVTHDIDEAVYLGQRVIVLSASPTTVAEDLAIDLPADRDQLTTRSDPRFTELRSQVYARIRKVTAPASEGAPA; translated from the coding sequence ATGCTGGAGGTCAAGAACCTGCACAAGGTGTACGACGGGCACGGCCGCCGCGTGACGGCGGTCGGTGACCTGACGTTCTCCGTTCCTGAAGGACAGTTCGCCTGCGTGGTCGGCCCCTCCGGCTGCGGCAAGACCACCCTGTTGCGGGTGCTCGCCGGCCTGCTGCCGGCCACCGCCGGCGAGGTGCGGGTGCAGGACGCGCCGGTCACCGCACCGCCGCCGGGCCTCGCGGTGGTCTTCCAGGAATACGGCCGCAGTCTCTTCCCGTGGCTGCGGGTGCGCGACAACGTCGAGTTGCCGCTCAAGGCCCAGGGCATCGCGCGCGCCGAGCGCCGGAAGCTGGCGACCGACGCGCTCGCGGCCGTCGCACTGTCCGATGCCGACGGTGCCTACCCGTGGCAGCTCTCCGGTGGCATGCAGCAGCGGGTGGCGATCGCCCGGGCCATCGCCTTCCAGCCGAAGGTGCTGCTGATGGACGAGCCGTTCGCGGCCGTCGACGCGCAGACCCGGGCCGACCTGGAAGACCTGGTCCGCTCGGTGTGGCAGCGGCTGGGCGTGACGCTGCTGTTCGTCACACACGACATCGACGAGGCGGTCTACCTCGGCCAGCGGGTGATCGTGTTGTCGGCTTCGCCGACCACCGTTGCCGAAGACCTGGCCATCGACCTGCCCGCCGACCGCGACCAGCTCACCACCCGGTCCGACCCGCGCTTCACCGAACTGCGCAGCCAGGTCTACGCGCGGATCAGGAAAGTGACGGCACCAGCTTCAGAAGGAGCACCGGCATGA
- a CDS encoding carboxymuconolactone decarboxylase family protein, translating into MADESSGEAVRREVLGDAHVDRAAAAATAFSAPWQEHVTAHAWGAVWTRPGLDRRTRCLVTIALLASQHASGELAMHVRAAIGQGVTPTEIREVLLHTAVYAGAPAANTAFATAQRVLDELGIEEAS; encoded by the coding sequence ATGGCTGACGAGAGTTCCGGCGAGGCCGTCCGCCGCGAGGTGCTCGGCGACGCCCACGTCGACCGGGCGGCCGCCGCCGCGACCGCGTTCAGCGCGCCCTGGCAGGAACACGTGACCGCGCACGCGTGGGGCGCGGTGTGGACCCGGCCGGGCCTCGACCGCCGCACCCGTTGCCTGGTCACCATCGCGCTTTTGGCCAGCCAGCACGCGAGCGGCGAGTTGGCGATGCACGTACGCGCGGCGATCGGTCAGGGTGTGACCCCGACCGAGATCCGCGAGGTCCTGTTGCATACTGCGGTCTACGCCGGTGCGCCGGCGGCCAACACGGCGTTCGCGACCGCCCAGCGAGTGCTCGACGAGCTAGGCATCGAGGAGGCGTCGTGA
- a CDS encoding ABC transporter permease: MRILWRVVLAVGLPVVLIAAWWFGSAGSTDFYWPSLSTIVDTFGRTWTWEMFQEQVFPSLWRLLAGYFLAVLLGVALGALIGLNRVVRDLLEPVLEFLRAFPPPVLVPAAILLAGIGDRTKILVIVFGCVWPVLLNTIEGVRARDEVLSDTCRTYRITGLLRLRHLVLRAASPQIVTGARQALPLAIILMVISEMMAANEGLGFTVLQFQRGFQIPEMWSGVLLLGLIGIVLSLLFRLAERSLLGWYHGQRAGQREF; the protein is encoded by the coding sequence ATGAGGATTCTCTGGCGCGTCGTGCTCGCGGTCGGTCTGCCGGTCGTGCTCATCGCGGCGTGGTGGTTCGGCTCGGCCGGCAGCACCGACTTCTACTGGCCGTCGCTGTCGACCATCGTCGACACGTTCGGCCGCACCTGGACCTGGGAGATGTTCCAGGAGCAGGTGTTCCCGTCGCTCTGGCGACTGCTCGCCGGCTATTTCCTCGCGGTGCTGCTGGGCGTCGCGCTGGGCGCGCTGATCGGCCTGAACCGGGTCGTCCGCGACCTGCTCGAACCGGTGCTCGAGTTCCTGCGCGCGTTCCCGCCGCCGGTCCTGGTCCCGGCCGCGATCCTCCTCGCCGGCATCGGCGACCGCACCAAGATTCTGGTGATCGTGTTCGGCTGCGTCTGGCCGGTGCTGCTCAACACCATCGAGGGCGTGCGGGCCCGCGACGAGGTGCTCAGCGACACCTGCCGCACCTACCGGATCACCGGGCTGCTCCGCCTGCGCCACCTGGTGCTCCGGGCGGCCAGCCCACAGATCGTGACCGGTGCCCGGCAGGCCCTTCCGCTGGCCATCATCCTGATGGTGATCAGCGAGATGATGGCCGCCAACGAGGGCCTCGGCTTCACGGTTCTGCAATTCCAGCGGGGTTTCCAGATCCCCGAGATGTGGAGCGGCGTGCTCCTGCTCGGCCTGATCGGCATCGTGCTCTCCCTGCTGTTCAGACTCGCCGAGCGGTCGCTGCTCGGCTGGTACCACGGCCAGCGCGCGGGACAACGGGAGTTTTGA
- a CDS encoding ABC transporter permease, whose amino-acid sequence MVSVAARRPRVTGRRYRSVTLGALGLIGFGLVLEVAPRIGVVPIDFAPPTSQILVTLVGQLDDGSFWTALLHTLGTWAGGLAIAVVAGAVIGVLLGSLPILRAATTTTIEFLRPIPSVALIPLVIVLYGPTVRSTLILVVYAAFWQMLIQVVHGVADVDPVALDTARSFRLSPWARVRHVVWPSALPYVMTGLRLAAAVALILTITGELVIGSPGLGKEIDTAQQSNEVRLVYALIVVTGLLGVLINLVVRWGERRLLSWHPANRAEKGAA is encoded by the coding sequence ATGGTCTCCGTCGCGGCGCGCCGCCCGCGGGTGACCGGCCGGCGATACCGGTCGGTCACCCTGGGCGCGCTGGGCCTCATCGGCTTCGGGCTGGTGCTCGAGGTGGCGCCGCGGATCGGCGTGGTGCCGATCGACTTCGCGCCGCCGACCAGCCAGATCCTGGTGACCCTGGTCGGGCAGCTCGACGACGGCTCGTTCTGGACGGCGCTGCTGCACACGCTCGGCACCTGGGCCGGCGGCCTCGCGATCGCGGTGGTCGCCGGCGCCGTCATCGGCGTGCTGCTCGGCTCGTTGCCCATCCTGCGTGCCGCGACGACCACGACCATCGAGTTCCTTCGGCCGATCCCGTCGGTCGCGCTGATCCCGCTGGTGATCGTCCTTTATGGTCCGACGGTCCGCTCGACCCTTATCCTGGTGGTCTACGCGGCTTTCTGGCAGATGCTGATCCAGGTCGTGCACGGCGTCGCCGACGTCGACCCGGTCGCCCTCGACACCGCCCGCTCGTTCCGGCTGAGCCCCTGGGCCAGGGTGCGTCACGTGGTCTGGCCGAGCGCGCTGCCCTACGTGATGACCGGCCTGCGACTGGCCGCCGCCGTCGCGCTGATCCTGACCATCACCGGCGAGTTGGTGATCGGTTCGCCCGGCCTGGGCAAGGAGATCGACACCGCACAACAGAGCAATGAGGTACGCCTCGTCTACGCCCTCATCGTGGTCACCGGCCTGCTCGGCGTGCTGATCAACCTCGTGGTCCGGTGGGGCGAGCGCCGGCTGCTCTCCTGGCACCCGGCCAACCGGGCCGAGAAGGGTGCGGCATGA
- a CDS encoding CoA transferase subunit A, which produces MAELVSLAEGVAELVHDGDAVALEGFTHLIPVAAGQEIIRQGRRDLTLIRMTPDIVYDQLIGAGCAARLVFSWGGNPGVGSLHRFRDAVERGWPRPIEIEEHSHAGMANRYVAGASGLPFAVLRGYVGTDIARHTSTVSTVTCPFTGEVLTAVAALNPDVAVIHAQRADRRGNVQMWGITGVQKEAVLAASRSLVTVEEIVDELDPRPDAVVLPGWVVTAVAEVPRGAHPSYAQGYYDRDNDYYQSWDPISRDRSTFSRWLDEVTAG; this is translated from the coding sequence ATGGCCGAACTCGTCAGCCTCGCCGAGGGTGTGGCGGAGCTGGTCCACGACGGCGACGCGGTCGCGTTGGAGGGCTTCACCCATCTCATCCCGGTGGCCGCCGGCCAGGAGATCATCCGCCAGGGCCGGCGCGACCTGACGCTGATCCGGATGACCCCCGACATCGTCTACGACCAGCTCATCGGTGCCGGTTGCGCGGCCCGCCTGGTGTTCTCCTGGGGCGGCAACCCCGGCGTCGGCTCGCTGCACCGGTTCCGCGACGCCGTCGAGCGGGGCTGGCCCCGGCCGATCGAGATCGAGGAGCACAGCCACGCCGGCATGGCCAACCGCTACGTCGCCGGCGCGTCCGGGCTGCCGTTCGCGGTGCTCCGCGGCTACGTCGGCACCGACATCGCCCGGCACACCTCGACGGTCAGCACCGTCACCTGTCCGTTCACCGGCGAGGTGCTCACCGCGGTCGCCGCGCTCAACCCCGACGTCGCCGTGATCCACGCCCAGCGGGCCGACCGCCGTGGCAACGTGCAGATGTGGGGCATCACCGGCGTGCAGAAGGAGGCGGTCCTGGCCGCGTCGCGATCGCTGGTCACGGTCGAGGAGATCGTCGACGAACTCGACCCGCGCCCCGACGCCGTGGTGCTGCCCGGCTGGGTGGTCACGGCGGTGGCCGAGGTGCCGCGCGGCGCCCACCCGTCCTACGCGCAGGGCTACTACGACCGCGACAACGACTACTACCAGTCCTGGGACCCGATCAGCCGCGACCGGTCGACGTTCTCCCGCTGGCTCGACGAGGTGACCGCCGGATGA